One Epinephelus lanceolatus isolate andai-2023 chromosome 17, ASM4190304v1, whole genome shotgun sequence genomic window carries:
- the rps24 gene encoding small ribosomal subunit protein eS24 isoform X2, with protein sequence MNDTVTVRTRKFMTNRLLQRKQMVVDVLHPGKATVPKTEIREKLAKMYKTTPDVVFVFGFRTQFGGGKTTGFAMVYDSLDYAKKNEPKHRLARHGLYEKKKTSRKQRKERKNRMKKVRGIKKASVGAAGKK encoded by the exons ATG AATGACACAGTGACAGTCAGGACACGCAAGTTCATGACGAACCGGCTGCTTCAGAGGAAGCAAATG GTCGTCGATGTCCTGCATCCCGGCAAGGCCACAGTCCCCAAgactgaaatcagggagaaactTGCCAAGATGTACAAGACCACCCCTGACGTTGTGTTCGTATTTGGCTTCAGGACTCAGTTTGGTGGCGGCAAGACCACAGGCTTTGCCATGGTGTACGACTCTCTAGACTACGCTAAGAAGAATGAGCCCAAACACAGACTGGCCAGA CATGGTCTCTATGAGAAAAAGAAGACCTCAAGGAAACAGCGCAAGGAACGCAAGAACAGAATGAAGAAAGTACGAGGCATCAAGAAGGCCAGTGTGGGCGCTGCTGGCAAAAAG TGA
- the rps24 gene encoding small ribosomal subunit protein eS24 isoform X1, producing MNDTVTVRTRKFMTNRLLQRKQMVVDVLHPGKATVPKTEIREKLAKMYKTTPDVVFVFGFRTQFGGGKTTGFAMVYDSLDYAKKNEPKHRLARHGLYEKKKTSRKQRKERKNRMKKVRGIKKASVGAAGKKK from the exons ATG AATGACACAGTGACAGTCAGGACACGCAAGTTCATGACGAACCGGCTGCTTCAGAGGAAGCAAATG GTCGTCGATGTCCTGCATCCCGGCAAGGCCACAGTCCCCAAgactgaaatcagggagaaactTGCCAAGATGTACAAGACCACCCCTGACGTTGTGTTCGTATTTGGCTTCAGGACTCAGTTTGGTGGCGGCAAGACCACAGGCTTTGCCATGGTGTACGACTCTCTAGACTACGCTAAGAAGAATGAGCCCAAACACAGACTGGCCAGA CATGGTCTCTATGAGAAAAAGAAGACCTCAAGGAAACAGCGCAAGGAACGCAAGAACAGAATGAAGAAAGTACGAGGCATCAAGAAGGCCAGTGTGGGCGCTGCTGGCAAAAAG AAATGA
- the rps24 gene encoding small ribosomal subunit protein eS24 isoform X3 translates to MNDTVTVRTRKFMTNRLLQRKQMVVDVLHPGKATVPKTEIREKLAKMYKTTPDVVFVFGFRTQFGGGKTTGFAMVYDSLDYAKKNEPKHRLARHGLYEKKKTSRKQRKERKNRMKKVRGIKKASVGAAGKK, encoded by the exons ATG AATGACACAGTGACAGTCAGGACACGCAAGTTCATGACGAACCGGCTGCTTCAGAGGAAGCAAATG GTCGTCGATGTCCTGCATCCCGGCAAGGCCACAGTCCCCAAgactgaaatcagggagaaactTGCCAAGATGTACAAGACCACCCCTGACGTTGTGTTCGTATTTGGCTTCAGGACTCAGTTTGGTGGCGGCAAGACCACAGGCTTTGCCATGGTGTACGACTCTCTAGACTACGCTAAGAAGAATGAGCCCAAACACAGACTGGCCAGA CATGGTCTCTATGAGAAAAAGAAGACCTCAAGGAAACAGCGCAAGGAACGCAAGAACAGAATGAAGAAAGTACGAGGCATCAAGAAGGCCAGTGTGGGCGCTGCTGGCAAAAAG
- the eif4ebp2 gene encoding eukaryotic translation initiation factor 4E-binding protein 2 produces MSSSRQHSESWAIPTRTVLINDTTQLPHDYCTTPGGTLFSTTPGGTRIIYDRKFLLEKRNSPIAQTPPAHLPVIPGVTSQNVLRENKKNEANNHINNHDGKPKTGDDAQFEMDI; encoded by the exons ATGTCGTCCAGTCGTCAGCATAGCGAGAGCTGGGCCATCCCGACCAGGACGGTGTTGATCAACGACACAACGCAGCTACCTCATGACTATTGTACCACCCCTGGAGGCACTTTATTCTCGACCACTCCCGGAG GAACCCGGATCATCTATGACCGTAAGTTCCTACTGGAAAAGCGTAACTCTCCCATTGCCCAGACTCCCCCAGCCCACCTGCCTGTCATCCCTGGAGTGACCAGCCAAAATGTCCTGAGAGAGAACAAGAAGAACGAAGCCAACAACCACATCAACAACCATGATGGCAAGCCCAAAACCG GTGATGATGCTCAGTTTGAGATGGACATCTAA